In one Musa acuminata AAA Group cultivar baxijiao chromosome BXJ2-5, Cavendish_Baxijiao_AAA, whole genome shotgun sequence genomic region, the following are encoded:
- the LOC135613056 gene encoding BTB/POZ domain-containing protein At1g04390-like isoform X2, translated as MVIALGGILQSDNKRILDLAADVAQKLVTTLGNTIHRYPMSEVIIHLSCLLSLSELPVAISSAIALNRILTNLGPARGKVLKEIWNALEKADSVGNVMCALQNYEIETQPIEYFLVMATLLESILRRWSLSRYPVWSNSKLMVILQDRCSQSEISISNAVLKLYSALALCGNVAVKLLENKDFLSMVVRSMGLSVPFSVRIEALRLCQCLSKSGDACSMLNGLYCEPIIQGLVGALGGWRSSCSKRVPSDQLPLVLEACRATLLTRWAGNHHSYFWKHEIDRVLLDILLGDCTVSYEAKVALSSDELVAIIYDNTADTRPFVWDILGNLAVHCKEDFLSKTKGALCYLDFLISCACSVATDLMRKGCSSLSSYMNELEPVSRAVLLMVFSPCKYIASQAIYYLSETLRAFGDVCLEYVLASLKLNASGDVSLVADSYHTITNLISLACYSTLPKYHELIVKREGISSLSSIIKMCLNGDIHIGRSNNASHLQSISYGTECCLSNVSSLEGEEVILLYSLQALSQLIAFLNIVCNHHKIVLGEIVVCKKCRNSDAYNLFESLWYILNNSFGSGPKWYSAYILSFFGFYGFPSKLGKKIAKAIDENELADIELLLAKGQSLQVHSPIIVARCPYLLSNETSLPKKSAWNDWKDQNSEHHHRKMRHEIRISDRVDSVSFVKLLEYIYTGFIQADDNLRTPLKVLAKHCGLKSLYDMLSRKLPEWGTACASCNFSEALEPIGNQLSDIILEAKVIEGVSWSCAICRSSVPHMHAHKIILLSSCDYLRALFQSGMHDSCSQVIKVPISWKALVKLVHWFYLGYLPSIKQDCTWNNLDPEWQLHELQVYVELSSLAEFWCLEEVEEQSFKVVVSCINSQQKSSLELIRFAASLNQWKIVTVGVSSIASIYPKLRDGGELEDLDEELVDMLRAKYVCYCQHGDNAFD; from the exons ATGGTGATTGCCTTGGGAGGAATTCTTCAATCGGACAACAAAAGAATATTGGACCTGGCAGCAGATGTGGCTCAGAAGTTAGTTACTACCTTAGGAAATACCATTCACAGATATCCCATGTCGGAGGTTATTATTCATCTGTCATGCTTATTGTCATTATCTGAGTTGCCTGTTGCAATCTCATCTGCCATTGCATTAAACCGCATCCTCACAAACCTAGGACCGGCAAGAGGCAAAGTTCTCAAGGAAATATGGAATGCTCTGGAAAAAGCTGACTCAGTTGGCAATGTCATGTGCGCATTACAAAATTATGAGATTGAAACTCAACCGATTGAATATTTCCTTGTGATGGCAACTCTTCTTGAGTCTATACTTCGGAGATGGTCTCTCTCTAGATATCCGGTTTGGAGTAACAGTAAGCTGATGGTCATTCTTCAAGATAGATGTTCTCAATCTGAAATTTCCATTTCTAATGCTGTTCTAAAGCTATATTCTGCACTAG CTCTATGTGGTAATGTGGCGGTGAAGCTTCTTGAGAACAAGGATTTTCTCTCTATGGTCGTACGAAGCATGGGACTTTCTGTCCCTTTCAGTGTTAGAATTGAGGCTCTAAGGCTATGTCAATGTCTAAGT AAATCTGGAGATGCATGCTCTATGCTAAATGGCTTGTACTGCGAGCCTATTATTCAAGGCTTAGTTGGTGCACTGGGTGGATGGAGGTCTTCATGTTCCAAAAGGGTTCCATCTGATCAGTTGCCGTTGGTGTTGGAGGCATGTCGTGCTACACTATTAACGCGTTGGGCCGggaaccatcattcatatttctgGAAACATGAGATTGATAGAGTCCTTCTCGATATTCTTCTTGGTGATTGCACAGTGAGTTATGAAGCTAAAGTGGCATTGTCATCTGATGAGTTAGTAGCTATAATATATGACAATACAGCAGATACAAGACCCTTTGTGTGGGATATCCTTGGGAACCTTGCAGTTCACTGTAAAGAAGATTTTCTTTCAAAAACTAAAGGAGCACTCTGCTACCTAGATTTTCTCATTTCTTGTGCATG CTCTGTGGCAACAGATTTGATGCGTAAGGGATGCAGTTCCTTGTCTTCTTACATGAATGAACTTGAACCTGTATCTAGGGCAGTTTTGCTGATGGTCTTTTCACCATGCAAGTACATTGCTTCACAAGCTATATACTATCTTTCAGAAACTTTGAGAGCTTTTGGTGATGTCTGTTTGGAGTACGTACTGGCTTCCCTAAAACTAAATGCTTCTGGGGATGTCTCTTTAGTAGCTGATAGTTATCATACAATAACTAATCTCATAAGTTTGGCATGCTATTCAACTTTACCGAAATATCATGAGCTTATTGTCAAAAGAGAAGGTATAAGCTCACTGTCTTCCATCATCAAGATGTGCTTAAATGGTGACATACATATTGGTAGGTCAAACAACGCATCTCATCTGCAGAGTATTTCTTATGGCACAGAATGCTGTTTAAGTAATGTGAGTAGCTTGGAAGGTGAAGAAGTTATTTTACTTTATAGCCTTCAGGCACTTTCTCAGTTGATTGCATTTCTCAACATTGTGTGCAACCACCATAAAATAGTTTTAGGAGAGATTGTTGTGTGCAAGAAGTGTAGGAACTCTGATGCTTATAATTTATTTGAAAGCCTATGGTATATCTTGAATAACAGCTTTGGCTCTGGCCCTAAATGGTATTCGGCATACATATTGAGCTTTTTTGGTTTCTATGGCTTCCCAAGCAAGCTTGGCAAAAAGATAGCAAAAGCAATTGACGAGAACGAACTAGCTGACATTGAATTACTACTTGCAAAAGGTCAGTCCTTGCAAGTCCATTCTCCTATTATTGTGGCTAGGTGTCCATACTTGCTGTCTAATGAAACATCTCTACCAAAGAAAAGTGCCTGGAATGATTGGAAAGATCAAAATAGTGAACATCATCACAGAAAAATGAGGCATGAGATCCGAATCTCAGACCGTGTGGatagtgtttcttttgtaaagctTTTGGAATATATTTATACTGGATTCATCCAGGCGGATGATAATCTCAGGACACCCCTGAAAGTTCTTGCAAAGCACTGTGGATTGAAGTCTTTATATGATATGCTTAGTCGAAAACTGCCAGAATGGGGCACTGCTTGTGCCAGTTGCAAtttttctgaagcacttgaaccaATTGGAAATCAGTTATC AGATATTATATTGGAAGCAAAGGTGATCGAGGGAGTTTCTTGGAGTTGTGCTATATGCCGGTCATCGGTACCACATATGCATGCCCACAAGATCATATTGTTATCCAGTTGCGATTATCTACGGGCTCTGTTCCAATCCGGAATGCATGACAG TTGCTCGCAAGTTATCAAAGTTCCTATTAGCTGGAAAGCATTAGTCAAATTAGTTCACTGGTTTTATTTGGGATACCTGCCGAGCATCAAACAAGACTGTACCTGGAACAATCTGGACCCGGAGTGGCAGCTGCATGAGTTGCAGGTGTACGTAGAGCTTTCTTCACTTGCTGAATTCTGGTGCTTAGAAGAAGTTGAAGAACAGAGCTTCAAAGTAgtcgtatcatgcataaattcacaACAAAAATCTTCTCTTGAGCTTATTCGTTTTGCTGCAAGCCTCAATCAATGGAAAATTGTTACTGTTGGTGTCAGTAGCATAGCTTCTATATACCCTAAGTTGCGTGATGGTGGTGAActcgaggaccttgatgaagaactGGTTGATATGTTACGAGCAAAATATGTTTGTTACTGTCAGCATGGTGATAATGCATTTGATTGA
- the LOC135613056 gene encoding BTB/POZ domain-containing protein At1g04390-like isoform X1, with amino-acid sequence MGGKGKKPEISDHVVTVRRRLHQALSLGMKVSNSKVKRWQSTDTDTQSHALKSMNAFLSCISFTLLQHPLIQDSILDMVIALGGILQSDNKRILDLAADVAQKLVTTLGNTIHRYPMSEVIIHLSCLLSLSELPVAISSAIALNRILTNLGPARGKVLKEIWNALEKADSVGNVMCALQNYEIETQPIEYFLVMATLLESILRRWSLSRYPVWSNSKLMVILQDRCSQSEISISNAVLKLYSALALCGNVAVKLLENKDFLSMVVRSMGLSVPFSVRIEALRLCQCLSKSGDACSMLNGLYCEPIIQGLVGALGGWRSSCSKRVPSDQLPLVLEACRATLLTRWAGNHHSYFWKHEIDRVLLDILLGDCTVSYEAKVALSSDELVAIIYDNTADTRPFVWDILGNLAVHCKEDFLSKTKGALCYLDFLISCACSVATDLMRKGCSSLSSYMNELEPVSRAVLLMVFSPCKYIASQAIYYLSETLRAFGDVCLEYVLASLKLNASGDVSLVADSYHTITNLISLACYSTLPKYHELIVKREGISSLSSIIKMCLNGDIHIGRSNNASHLQSISYGTECCLSNVSSLEGEEVILLYSLQALSQLIAFLNIVCNHHKIVLGEIVVCKKCRNSDAYNLFESLWYILNNSFGSGPKWYSAYILSFFGFYGFPSKLGKKIAKAIDENELADIELLLAKGQSLQVHSPIIVARCPYLLSNETSLPKKSAWNDWKDQNSEHHHRKMRHEIRISDRVDSVSFVKLLEYIYTGFIQADDNLRTPLKVLAKHCGLKSLYDMLSRKLPEWGTACASCNFSEALEPIGNQLSDIILEAKVIEGVSWSCAICRSSVPHMHAHKIILLSSCDYLRALFQSGMHDSCSQVIKVPISWKALVKLVHWFYLGYLPSIKQDCTWNNLDPEWQLHELQVYVELSSLAEFWCLEEVEEQSFKVVVSCINSQQKSSLELIRFAASLNQWKIVTVGVSSIASIYPKLRDGGELEDLDEELVDMLRAKYVCYCQHGDNAFD; translated from the exons GATTCCATTTTAGATATGGTGATTGCCTTGGGAGGAATTCTTCAATCGGACAACAAAAGAATATTGGACCTGGCAGCAGATGTGGCTCAGAAGTTAGTTACTACCTTAGGAAATACCATTCACAGATATCCCATGTCGGAGGTTATTATTCATCTGTCATGCTTATTGTCATTATCTGAGTTGCCTGTTGCAATCTCATCTGCCATTGCATTAAACCGCATCCTCACAAACCTAGGACCGGCAAGAGGCAAAGTTCTCAAGGAAATATGGAATGCTCTGGAAAAAGCTGACTCAGTTGGCAATGTCATGTGCGCATTACAAAATTATGAGATTGAAACTCAACCGATTGAATATTTCCTTGTGATGGCAACTCTTCTTGAGTCTATACTTCGGAGATGGTCTCTCTCTAGATATCCGGTTTGGAGTAACAGTAAGCTGATGGTCATTCTTCAAGATAGATGTTCTCAATCTGAAATTTCCATTTCTAATGCTGTTCTAAAGCTATATTCTGCACTAG CTCTATGTGGTAATGTGGCGGTGAAGCTTCTTGAGAACAAGGATTTTCTCTCTATGGTCGTACGAAGCATGGGACTTTCTGTCCCTTTCAGTGTTAGAATTGAGGCTCTAAGGCTATGTCAATGTCTAAGT AAATCTGGAGATGCATGCTCTATGCTAAATGGCTTGTACTGCGAGCCTATTATTCAAGGCTTAGTTGGTGCACTGGGTGGATGGAGGTCTTCATGTTCCAAAAGGGTTCCATCTGATCAGTTGCCGTTGGTGTTGGAGGCATGTCGTGCTACACTATTAACGCGTTGGGCCGggaaccatcattcatatttctgGAAACATGAGATTGATAGAGTCCTTCTCGATATTCTTCTTGGTGATTGCACAGTGAGTTATGAAGCTAAAGTGGCATTGTCATCTGATGAGTTAGTAGCTATAATATATGACAATACAGCAGATACAAGACCCTTTGTGTGGGATATCCTTGGGAACCTTGCAGTTCACTGTAAAGAAGATTTTCTTTCAAAAACTAAAGGAGCACTCTGCTACCTAGATTTTCTCATTTCTTGTGCATG CTCTGTGGCAACAGATTTGATGCGTAAGGGATGCAGTTCCTTGTCTTCTTACATGAATGAACTTGAACCTGTATCTAGGGCAGTTTTGCTGATGGTCTTTTCACCATGCAAGTACATTGCTTCACAAGCTATATACTATCTTTCAGAAACTTTGAGAGCTTTTGGTGATGTCTGTTTGGAGTACGTACTGGCTTCCCTAAAACTAAATGCTTCTGGGGATGTCTCTTTAGTAGCTGATAGTTATCATACAATAACTAATCTCATAAGTTTGGCATGCTATTCAACTTTACCGAAATATCATGAGCTTATTGTCAAAAGAGAAGGTATAAGCTCACTGTCTTCCATCATCAAGATGTGCTTAAATGGTGACATACATATTGGTAGGTCAAACAACGCATCTCATCTGCAGAGTATTTCTTATGGCACAGAATGCTGTTTAAGTAATGTGAGTAGCTTGGAAGGTGAAGAAGTTATTTTACTTTATAGCCTTCAGGCACTTTCTCAGTTGATTGCATTTCTCAACATTGTGTGCAACCACCATAAAATAGTTTTAGGAGAGATTGTTGTGTGCAAGAAGTGTAGGAACTCTGATGCTTATAATTTATTTGAAAGCCTATGGTATATCTTGAATAACAGCTTTGGCTCTGGCCCTAAATGGTATTCGGCATACATATTGAGCTTTTTTGGTTTCTATGGCTTCCCAAGCAAGCTTGGCAAAAAGATAGCAAAAGCAATTGACGAGAACGAACTAGCTGACATTGAATTACTACTTGCAAAAGGTCAGTCCTTGCAAGTCCATTCTCCTATTATTGTGGCTAGGTGTCCATACTTGCTGTCTAATGAAACATCTCTACCAAAGAAAAGTGCCTGGAATGATTGGAAAGATCAAAATAGTGAACATCATCACAGAAAAATGAGGCATGAGATCCGAATCTCAGACCGTGTGGatagtgtttcttttgtaaagctTTTGGAATATATTTATACTGGATTCATCCAGGCGGATGATAATCTCAGGACACCCCTGAAAGTTCTTGCAAAGCACTGTGGATTGAAGTCTTTATATGATATGCTTAGTCGAAAACTGCCAGAATGGGGCACTGCTTGTGCCAGTTGCAAtttttctgaagcacttgaaccaATTGGAAATCAGTTATC AGATATTATATTGGAAGCAAAGGTGATCGAGGGAGTTTCTTGGAGTTGTGCTATATGCCGGTCATCGGTACCACATATGCATGCCCACAAGATCATATTGTTATCCAGTTGCGATTATCTACGGGCTCTGTTCCAATCCGGAATGCATGACAG TTGCTCGCAAGTTATCAAAGTTCCTATTAGCTGGAAAGCATTAGTCAAATTAGTTCACTGGTTTTATTTGGGATACCTGCCGAGCATCAAACAAGACTGTACCTGGAACAATCTGGACCCGGAGTGGCAGCTGCATGAGTTGCAGGTGTACGTAGAGCTTTCTTCACTTGCTGAATTCTGGTGCTTAGAAGAAGTTGAAGAACAGAGCTTCAAAGTAgtcgtatcatgcataaattcacaACAAAAATCTTCTCTTGAGCTTATTCGTTTTGCTGCAAGCCTCAATCAATGGAAAATTGTTACTGTTGGTGTCAGTAGCATAGCTTCTATATACCCTAAGTTGCGTGATGGTGGTGAActcgaggaccttgatgaagaactGGTTGATATGTTACGAGCAAAATATGTTTGTTACTGTCAGCATGGTGATAATGCATTTGATTGA
- the LOC135613055 gene encoding NAC domain-containing protein 21/22-like, whose protein sequence is MSFLSMVEARLPPGFRFHPRDEELVCDYLMKKVSGDGGLCGCPAMIDVDLNKCEPWHLPEVACVGGKEWYFFSLPDRKYATGRRTNRATESGYWKATGKDRQVSRRGVLVGMRKTLVFYRGRAPRGRKTEWVIHEFRMAASGDPHEFSLKEDWVLCRAFHKSRGVTSDPVATEAGDDDTPSSSLPPLMDNHSTFQQALPSSEGYQQVSCFSNLSPHTAPQATSAPPPISMVERSLQTISSPRMGGLLDMGYSDKVILSALNHRTKSEGDPWREVPPSMASRILGSYISGNGSPYMWNPF, encoded by the exons atgAGCTTCTTGAGCATGGTGGAGGCAAGACTGCCGCCGGGGTTCAGGTTCCACCCACGGGACGAGGAGCTGGTTTGTGACTACCTCATGAAGAAGGTCAGCGGCGACGGTGGCCTGTGTGGTTGTCCGGCCATGATCGACGTTGACCTCAACAAGTGCGAGCCATGGCACCTTCCCG AGGTGGCATGTGTGGGCGGCAaggagtggtacttcttcagcctCCCGGACAGGAAGTACGCCACCGGGCGGCGGACGAACCGAGCCACGGAATCAGGCTACTGGAAGGCGACGGGGAAAGACCGGCAGGTGAGCCGACGAGGAGTGCTCGTTGGCATGAGAAAGACGCTGGTGTTCTACCGAGGACGGGCTCCCAGGGGAAGGAAGACCGAGTGGGTCATCCATGAGTTCCGCATGGCAGCATCTGGCGATCCACACGAGTTCTCTCTCAAG GAAGATTGGGTCTTGTGTAGAGCATTCCACAAGAGCAGGGGAGTCACCTCCGACCCAGTAGCCACGGAGGCCGGCGACGACGACACAccctcttcctccctccctcctctcatGGACAACCACAGCACCTTCCAACAAGCCCTGCCGAGCTCAGAAGGTTATCAGCAAGTGTCCTGCTTCTCCAACCTCAGCCCACACACAGCACCACAAGCAACTAGTGCACCTCCTCCTATCTCCATGGTGGAAAGAAGCCTCCAAACCATAAGCTCACCTCGTATGGGAGGATTACTTGACATGGGCTATTCTGATAAGGTCATACTCTCTGCGTTGAACCACCGCACCAAGTCTGAGGGCGATCCATGGAGGGAGGTCCCTCCAAGCATGGCTTCAAGAATCTTAGGTAGCTACATCAGTGGGAATGGCTCGCCATATATGTGGAACCCTTTTTAG